CGCGTAGTCGACCAGCCCAGCAACGAAGTCTGGGTCCAGCAGATGCGTGTGCCGCGGGCCGCTTCCGTGATGAATAAGGCCTACGATGGGCTGCACGCCTCGTGCTTGCAGGCGGCGCAGCCGGATGTCGCCCCAGGTCCAGTCCGCCTGGGCAAGACCGTCTGGCGCCGTCCGCTCCCACAGCAGCGGAAAGCGCACGGCGCTCACACCCAGGTCGGCCAGCCGGTCCATATCGTCCGGGCGCTGATCCGTGCCGCTGAGGGCCAGTTGATCCACTTGCCGGTCGCCGACGCGGCTGACAGTGGGTTCCAGCCCGGCCCACAGGTGCATGCCGGGGGCAGACACCTTGTTGCTCTGAATAGACACTCCTGCTCAGTGAGAAGCCACGCACAGGGTGCTGGCATCTGGGAGAAGACACTGATGAAAAGGCTGATCGGCGGCCCCAGTGAGCTGCGCGCCCTGGCCCAGGATGCTGCCCATCAGGGGGCCGCGCAGGTTGGTCACCACGGCGCCGGCCTCCAGAATCGTGTCCTGAATGTTGGCCCCCTGCACCTTCGCACCTGGCCCCACACTGACGAAAGGACCAATCTGGGCATCCTCAATGATCGCGTCAGCCCCAATGAACACAGGGCCAGTAATCACGGCGCGCCGCACCTGAGCGCCTGGCTCGATAGTCACGGCCCCAAACACTTCACTGTCGGTCATGGTACCGCCAAGCGCTGCTGGGCGCTGTGCCAGCATCCACCGGTTGGCCGCCAGTAGGTCTTCGGGACGTCCTGTGTCTTTCCACCATCCGCGCTGCCGATGACCGTACACCCGGCCAGCCGTTACCAGCTGGGCAATAGCGTCCGTCAGTTCTAATTCGCCGCGCGCACTGACCGGCACTGTTCGGAGCGCTTCGAAAATACTGGGACGAAAACAGTATGAACCTGCCACGGCGAGGTGGCTGGGCGGATGGATGGGTTTTTCTACGATGGAAGTGACTAGTTCGTCCTGCACGGTGGCAACTCCGAAGGCACTAGGCTGCTCCACCTCACACAGCGCCACAGCCGCATCAACCTGTAATCGCTGAAAGCCTTGAATAAGGGCGGCAGGGCCGTCTTCAAACAGATTATCGGCCAGCAGCACGCACAGGTCCTGGCCCCCGACCCAGTCTTCGGCGGTCAGCACGGCGTGCCCCAGGCCACCCATACGGTCCTGGCAGAGGTACGTCACGTCCGGCCAGTCGGCCAACGCGGCGCGCAGAGGTCCCGCCGTACTGGGAGAGACCACCACCGCAATATCGGTAATGCCGGCCGCCTGAAGGTGGTCCAGGGCGTAGGCAATCACGGGACGCCCCGCCACAGAGAGCACAGGCTTGGGCCGGGAATAGGTCAGGGGCCGCAGGCGCGTACCAAATCCGGCCGCCGGAATGAGGGCCTTCACAGCAGCGCCCGCAGTTCATCCTGAGTGAGGTTGAGGCACACCGCGTCTTCGACCTGCTCCACGGCGTCCAGGGGGACGGAGCGGTGGTGGCCGCCCTCGTCACGAACGGTGCGGATGTACTGCTCGTCCAGCTCATCCACGAAGCTGTGGACCAGACCGTCGGCGCATATGATAGACATTCCCGGCGCAATTATTGTCATCGCTTTCTCCTTGCTGCTTTCTCTCACCCGCTGCGGTGATGCCGGGGACAGGGGCGGCCAGGGAGCGGCTAATCTTCTCAAGCGGTCAGTCAAGCTGTGGTCCTGCTCGGTCGGATACACCCTGCTGGGCCTGGGCATAGCTGCCTGACATGGGTGGGGCCAGCCGCGGCTCACCGCCCATCGGCTCCGCCTGCCGCATACGGAATTCGCCTTTTCCGTCCATGGATGGCCCGGTGCTCCAGCGGCCTTCGGGGGCCGGCGTGCCCTCAACACCTGTCAGGAAGAAGTTGTAGCTGAACTCTTGATGCTCGGCCCTCTGGTCAAATGTGTTGGGGATCGGCAAGGTCGC
The DNA window shown above is from Deinococcus betulae and carries:
- a CDS encoding glucose-1-phosphate thymidylyltransferase, translated to MKALIPAAGFGTRLRPLTYSRPKPVLSVAGRPVIAYALDHLQAAGITDIAVVVSPSTAGPLRAALADWPDVTYLCQDRMGGLGHAVLTAEDWVGGQDLCVLLADNLFEDGPAALIQGFQRLQVDAAVALCEVEQPSAFGVATVQDELVTSIVEKPIHPPSHLAVAGSYCFRPSIFEALRTVPVSARGELELTDAIAQLVTAGRVYGHRQRGWWKDTGRPEDLLAANRWMLAQRPAALGGTMTDSEVFGAVTIEPGAQVRRAVITGPVFIGADAIIEDAQIGPFVSVGPGAKVQGANIQDTILEAGAVVTNLRGPLMGSILGQGAQLTGAADQPFHQCLLPDASTLCVASH
- a CDS encoding DUF2171 domain-containing protein, encoding MSIICADGLVHSFVDELDEQYIRTVRDEGGHHRSVPLDAVEQVEDAVCLNLTQDELRALL